In a single window of the Paenibacillus sp. MMS20-IR301 genome:
- a CDS encoding sugar ABC transporter permease, whose translation MKTAHKSALWKNSGTAYLFLLPWLIGFFGLTLGPMLGSFYLSLTKYNLLNPPAWLGFGNYKHIFTADDYFTKSLGVTFKYVLFSVPLKMAFALLVAVALNKGIRALGIYRTVYYIPSLLGGSVAIAIVWRQIFDGEGLVNRFLSWFGIEGPAWIAHPSYILSTIVTLSIWQFGSAMVIFLAGIKQIPADLYEAAQVDGAGKLRQFGRITLPMLSPVIFFNLVMGIINSFQVFTPGYVIGDGRGGPVNSTLFYTLYLYLKGFSFFDMGYAAALAWIMLIIIGLFTSIVFITSKFWVFYGDGKDGR comes from the coding sequence ATGAAGACTGCACACAAATCGGCTTTATGGAAAAACAGCGGGACTGCTTACCTGTTCCTGCTTCCCTGGCTGATCGGCTTTTTCGGACTGACACTTGGACCTATGCTGGGGTCCTTCTATCTGTCCCTGACCAAGTACAACCTGCTCAATCCTCCGGCATGGCTGGGCTTTGGCAACTACAAGCACATTTTTACGGCGGACGACTACTTCACGAAATCCCTGGGAGTAACCTTTAAGTATGTCCTGTTCTCAGTCCCGCTCAAAATGGCCTTTGCCCTGCTGGTTGCCGTAGCCTTGAACAAGGGCATCCGGGCGCTGGGCATTTACAGAACGGTGTATTACATTCCTTCCCTGCTGGGCGGGAGTGTAGCAATCGCCATCGTATGGCGGCAGATTTTTGACGGGGAAGGGCTGGTTAACCGCTTCTTAAGCTGGTTCGGGATTGAAGGACCGGCCTGGATCGCCCACCCGAGCTACATTCTGTCCACAATCGTCACCCTGTCGATCTGGCAGTTTGGCTCCGCGATGGTTATCTTCCTGGCCGGGATTAAGCAGATTCCGGCAGATCTGTATGAAGCGGCTCAGGTGGACGGCGCCGGGAAGCTGCGGCAGTTCGGCCGGATCACGCTGCCGATGCTGTCACCGGTCATCTTTTTCAACCTGGTTATGGGGATTATTAATTCATTCCAGGTCTTCACCCCGGGGTATGTCATTGGGGACGGGCGCGGCGGTCCGGTCAATTCTACGCTGTTCTATACGCTCTATCTGTATCTCAAAGGCTTCTCGTTCTTCGATATGGGCTATGCCGCAGCGCTGGCCTGGATCATGCTGATTATCATCGGCCTGTTCACCTCTATAGTGTTCATCACCTCGAAGTTCTGGGTGTTCTATGGCGATGGAAAGGACGGGAGATAA
- a CDS encoding GH36-type glycosyl hydrolase domain-containing protein, translating to MKFGNFDDTRKEYVINTPKTPYPWINYLGNEQFFGLISNTAGGYTFYRDARMRRLTRYRYNNIPLDTGGRYYYLYDDGDFWTPGWMPVKRDLDFYECRHGLGYTSITGERNGISVNQLAFVPMGHNAEVHRLVVKNTGTAKKTVKLFSFAEFCLWNANDDMTNFQRNLSTGEVEVKDSVIYHKTEYRERRNHYAFYSVNKEIAGFDTDRESFVGMYNGLDAPQAVAAGQATNSVASGWSPIGSHALEITLEPGEEQSFIFVLGYIENPEDEKWEALNVINKKPAQAVIDQFATDAQVDAALAVLAAHWDNLLSKYQIQSGDDKLNRMVNIWNPYQCMVTFNMSRSASYFESGIGRGMGFRDSNQDLLGFVHQIPERARERILDIAATQFPDGSAYHQYQPLTKKGNNEVGSGFNDDPLWLISGTAAYIKETGDYSILDEQVPFDSNPDNTATLFEHLKRSFEHVTNNLGPHGLPLIGRADWNDCLNLNCFSTEPGESFQTTENIAGGVAESVFIAGLFVFVGPDYAEICRMRGLTDVAADAVAKIENMSAITLSHGFDGDWFLRAYDHYGDKIGSKENEEGQIFIEPQGMCVMAGIGVENGEAARALTSVQERLDTDYGIVLQQPPYSKYYLNLGEISTYPPGYKENAGIFCHNNPWIMIAETVLGHGDRAFEIYKKIAPAYLEDISEVHRMEPYVYSQMIAGKDAVRHGEAKNSWLTGTAAWNYVAITQSILGIQADFAGLKVDPCIPAEWNGFEITRVFRGDTYVISIQNPNHVSKGVASLTLDGAAVEGNIIAPAGDGAVHQVVVVLG from the coding sequence ATGAAATTCGGAAATTTTGACGACACTCGCAAAGAGTATGTAATCAATACCCCAAAAACACCTTACCCTTGGATTAACTACCTCGGGAACGAGCAATTTTTCGGCCTGATCTCTAATACTGCCGGCGGCTACACCTTCTACCGTGATGCACGCATGAGAAGACTTACCCGTTACCGGTATAACAATATTCCGCTGGATACAGGCGGACGTTACTACTATCTGTATGATGACGGCGATTTCTGGACTCCGGGCTGGATGCCGGTGAAACGTGATCTGGACTTCTACGAATGCCGCCACGGTTTGGGCTACACTTCCATTACCGGCGAGCGTAACGGAATTTCCGTGAATCAGCTTGCTTTTGTACCGATGGGCCACAATGCCGAAGTACACCGTCTGGTTGTTAAAAACACTGGCACTGCGAAAAAAACCGTTAAGCTGTTCTCTTTTGCTGAATTCTGTCTGTGGAACGCCAACGATGATATGACCAACTTCCAGCGTAACCTCAGCACCGGTGAAGTTGAAGTGAAGGATTCTGTAATCTATCACAAGACGGAATACCGTGAGCGCAGAAACCACTACGCATTCTACTCTGTAAATAAAGAAATCGCCGGCTTTGATACCGACCGCGAGTCCTTCGTAGGGATGTACAACGGTCTTGATGCTCCGCAGGCAGTGGCTGCCGGCCAAGCTACAAATTCCGTAGCCAGCGGCTGGTCGCCAATCGGCTCCCACGCGCTTGAAATCACCCTGGAACCGGGTGAAGAGCAAAGCTTCATCTTCGTACTGGGCTACATTGAGAACCCTGAGGACGAGAAATGGGAAGCACTGAATGTCATCAACAAAAAGCCTGCACAGGCTGTAATCGATCAATTCGCTACAGATGCCCAGGTGGATGCAGCCCTGGCTGTACTTGCCGCACACTGGGATAACCTGTTGTCCAAATATCAGATCCAGAGCGGTGACGACAAGCTGAACCGGATGGTTAACATCTGGAATCCGTACCAGTGTATGGTTACCTTCAACATGTCCCGTTCGGCTTCCTACTTCGAGTCCGGCATCGGCCGCGGTATGGGCTTCCGTGACTCCAACCAGGACTTGCTCGGCTTCGTTCACCAGATTCCTGAGCGTGCCAGAGAGCGTATTCTTGATATCGCCGCTACCCAGTTCCCTGACGGCAGTGCCTATCACCAGTACCAGCCGCTGACCAAAAAAGGCAACAACGAAGTCGGCTCCGGCTTCAACGATGATCCGCTCTGGCTGATCTCCGGTACTGCTGCTTACATTAAGGAAACCGGCGACTATTCGATCCTCGACGAGCAGGTTCCGTTCGACAGCAATCCGGACAACACCGCTACCCTGTTCGAGCATCTGAAGCGCTCCTTCGAGCATGTAACGAATAATCTCGGACCTCACGGCCTGCCGCTGATCGGACGCGCGGACTGGAATGACTGTCTGAACCTGAACTGCTTCTCCACTGAGCCGGGCGAATCGTTCCAGACCACTGAGAATATCGCTGGCGGCGTAGCCGAATCCGTGTTCATCGCCGGACTGTTCGTCTTCGTCGGACCGGACTATGCGGAAATCTGCCGCATGCGCGGCCTTACTGATGTCGCTGCAGATGCGGTTGCCAAAATCGAGAACATGAGTGCCATCACCCTGTCCCACGGCTTCGACGGCGACTGGTTCCTGCGCGCTTATGACCACTACGGCGACAAGATCGGCAGCAAGGAGAACGAAGAAGGCCAGATCTTCATCGAGCCGCAGGGCATGTGCGTAATGGCCGGTATCGGTGTGGAGAACGGTGAAGCTGCCAGAGCGCTGACTTCGGTTCAGGAACGTCTGGATACGGACTACGGTATCGTATTGCAGCAGCCTCCTTACTCCAAGTACTATCTGAATCTGGGTGAAATTTCTACGTACCCTCCGGGCTACAAAGAAAATGCCGGTATCTTCTGCCACAACAACCCGTGGATCATGATCGCTGAAACAGTCCTTGGACACGGCGACAGAGCCTTCGAAATTTACAAAAAAATCGCTCCGGCTTACCTGGAGGATATCAGCGAAGTGCACCGCATGGAGCCTTACGTATACTCGCAGATGATCGCCGGTAAAGATGCTGTACGCCACGGCGAAGCGAAGAATTCCTGGCTGACAGGTACTGCAGCATGGAACTATGTAGCGATTACACAGTCCATTCTCGGTATCCAGGCCGACTTCGCCGGTCTGAAGGTAGATCCTTGTATCCCTGCAGAGTGGAACGGCTTCGAGATTACCCGCGTCTTCCGCGGAGACACTTATGTGATCTCGATCCAGAACCCGAACCATGTGTCCAAAGGCGTAGCCAGCCTGACCCTTGACGGCGCTGCGGTTGAAGGCAACATTATCGCTCCTGCGGGCGATGGTGCAGTGCATCAGGTAGTTGTAGTATTGGGCTAA
- a CDS encoding response regulator: protein MYRVLIVDDEPEIRQGLRLKADFAALRLSVIGEAGNGQEAMERLACEAIDIVITDMNMPVMNGVSFLEDCRRLYPELKLIVITGYEDFHYARAAVRNQARDYLLKPVASDELTAVLRKVKEELDKERNSRDQQAVIEWRLSQYYKEMKEHFLVHLVKEDAAQTDALRERAVLFELGEWDAAGVYFVTAGLRERSGAAAQPPERTPGKLRLPFELLGREFAGRLESCCQVFTDHSYPGLIHFIVQEGYTALPQFSTELAACITAHLGFEPVIGCSSRKFSFREWKDGFMEALLAWNLSEHSLYPGEGNSGPEAVLTEELSRTLRRQLQQGEHECFSRTAQHELQQAFSRSRACFVKLIFQLYLLVDAAAGTPASRPGYDQQLWLHPERVHKLDSVDKAVSFLTGLAGQTLHHPQGAGDSDESVIRTATQYIDSNYMYDLNLTELAKRFNYNSSYFSELFKAKVGTSFIAYLTEIRMTRAIHLLTDTTLGLWDIAELTGFSNASYFSSKFKKIYGMAPSDFRQNPPEKFNSQQPKK, encoded by the coding sequence ATGTACCGCGTATTGATCGTGGATGATGAACCGGAAATCCGCCAGGGGCTCAGGCTTAAGGCAGACTTTGCAGCCTTGCGCCTGTCTGTCATCGGTGAGGCGGGGAACGGGCAGGAGGCGATGGAACGGCTGGCCTGCGAGGCCATTGATATCGTGATCACCGACATGAATATGCCTGTTATGAACGGAGTGTCCTTCCTGGAGGATTGCCGCAGACTGTATCCGGAGCTGAAGCTGATCGTCATTACCGGCTACGAGGATTTCCATTACGCCAGAGCCGCTGTCCGTAATCAGGCGCGTGATTATTTGCTGAAGCCAGTTGCTTCAGATGAGCTGACGGCTGTACTCCGTAAGGTGAAGGAGGAGCTTGATAAGGAGCGTAACAGCCGTGACCAGCAGGCAGTAATAGAGTGGCGGCTGTCCCAGTACTACAAGGAGATGAAGGAACATTTCCTGGTTCATCTGGTCAAGGAGGATGCCGCACAAACGGACGCGCTCAGGGAACGGGCTGTTCTTTTTGAGCTGGGCGAATGGGATGCCGCCGGCGTTTATTTTGTCACTGCCGGACTGCGGGAACGGAGCGGAGCAGCCGCGCAGCCGCCGGAGCGGACCCCCGGCAAGCTGCGGCTGCCGTTCGAGCTGCTCGGCAGGGAGTTTGCAGGCAGGCTGGAGAGCTGCTGCCAGGTATTTACTGATCACAGCTACCCCGGCCTGATTCACTTTATCGTGCAGGAAGGATATACCGCTCTCCCGCAGTTCAGTACAGAGCTGGCCGCCTGCATTACCGCCCATCTGGGCTTTGAGCCGGTGATCGGCTGCAGCAGCCGTAAGTTCTCCTTCCGGGAGTGGAAGGACGGCTTCATGGAGGCGCTGCTCGCCTGGAATCTCTCCGAGCATTCTTTGTATCCGGGAGAAGGTAATTCAGGGCCGGAAGCGGTGCTGACGGAAGAGCTGTCCCGGACTTTGCGCCGCCAGCTTCAGCAGGGGGAGCATGAATGCTTCAGCCGGACCGCTCAACATGAGCTGCAGCAGGCGTTCTCCCGGTCCCGGGCTTGCTTCGTAAAGCTGATTTTCCAGCTGTATCTGCTCGTGGATGCAGCAGCCGGAACTCCTGCAAGCAGGCCCGGATATGACCAGCAGCTGTGGCTGCATCCGGAAAGGGTCCATAAGCTCGACTCGGTGGATAAGGCTGTAAGCTTTCTTACCGGGCTGGCCGGCCAGACATTACATCACCCCCAGGGAGCAGGGGATTCCGATGAATCGGTAATCCGCACAGCCACGCAATATATCGACAGCAACTACATGTATGACCTGAATCTGACGGAGCTGGCCAAACGGTTTAACTACAACTCCTCTTATTTCTCGGAGCTGTTCAAGGCTAAGGTCGGGACAAGCTTCATCGCCTATTTGACTGAAATCCGCATGACGCGGGCCATTCATCTGCTTACGGACACTACACTTGGTCTATGGGATATAGCGGAGCTTACCGGATTCTCTAATGCGAGCTATTTCAGCTCCAAATTCAAGAAGATATACGGGATGGCACCGTCAGACTTCCGCCAGAATCCACCTGAAAAATTCAATAGTCAGCAGCCGAAGAAATAG
- a CDS encoding sensor histidine kinase: MFYSLKNRLIAFFVVLLVLSFGTMSLLLFNQSRSIIRSYIESSALEKMDEYGSFINMALQQSYDLSSLVYNSDITQKWDAQLSSPASSEGQKMLANITMSKFLTQTTNNYSIVSSVNIYRDEGMRIGADNQVITDAAFKQQSWYRNFIEHSNHWVPAHPDQAEIKGAKPYEVVSLLLPIGIFEPSLAKNVMKVNIKAEFLLEPLNRIHLGESGTIFLLNQQGEPILSQKEYSTYPEAAAEVKRVRAGAAAQGVVYLKDQQGASHILVYKKLAITNWLLVGFVSEQDLYAKLFKLRNSIIVFASLMLIAAFVLAYWISYGITKPLSRLVSAMRHVQKGDFAQAERLTPPERRIRSEVDYATDTFRNMVRQLRVLIRTEFEQKLLRQQAEYKALLLQINPHFLFNTLELMSSLAIQQRTKETVTVIESLGKMLRFSLRISEDLIPLREELKYVRYYMSILEVRFGSGLDLRLEEEGELDDLEIVKFLLQPLIENAVKYSFIHQSNARVLISVRQDQDRLYLAVADNGIGMSPEQLKQWNEQAMRQQLEQILQSQTHQIGLRNVLARCRLYYGGLFKFKMDSEPGQGTRIELSLPIQRRNDNVPRIDRG, translated from the coding sequence ATTTTTTACTCGTTGAAAAACCGGCTGATTGCATTCTTCGTCGTGCTGCTTGTGCTGTCGTTCGGCACGATGTCGCTGCTGCTGTTCAATCAGTCGCGTTCGATTATCCGGTCGTATATTGAATCGTCGGCACTGGAGAAAATGGACGAGTACGGTTCATTTATCAATATGGCCCTGCAGCAGAGCTATGACTTATCCTCACTGGTCTATAACAGCGATATTACCCAGAAGTGGGATGCGCAGCTCTCGAGTCCAGCCTCATCGGAGGGGCAGAAGATGCTCGCGAATATTACAATGAGCAAGTTTCTGACCCAGACGACGAACAATTATTCGATTGTTTCCTCGGTTAACATTTACCGTGACGAGGGCATGCGGATTGGTGCGGATAATCAGGTGATCACAGATGCCGCGTTTAAGCAGCAGTCATGGTACCGCAATTTCATAGAACACAGCAATCACTGGGTTCCGGCTCATCCCGATCAGGCTGAGATCAAGGGGGCTAAGCCCTATGAGGTAGTCAGCCTGCTGCTGCCGATCGGAATCTTTGAACCGTCGCTGGCAAAGAACGTAATGAAGGTAAATATCAAAGCGGAGTTTCTGCTGGAGCCGCTGAACCGGATACATCTTGGTGAAAGCGGTACCATCTTTCTGCTGAACCAGCAGGGGGAGCCGATATTATCCCAGAAGGAATACAGCACCTACCCGGAAGCGGCGGCTGAGGTGAAACGTGTCCGTGCAGGAGCAGCAGCGCAGGGCGTTGTGTACTTGAAGGATCAGCAGGGCGCTTCCCACATTCTGGTCTATAAAAAGCTGGCCATCACCAACTGGCTGCTGGTCGGCTTCGTGTCGGAGCAGGATCTGTACGCTAAGCTGTTCAAGCTGCGCAACAGCATTATTGTGTTCGCTTCACTGATGTTAATCGCAGCATTTGTGCTGGCTTATTGGATTTCTTATGGCATTACGAAACCGTTGTCCCGCCTGGTGTCGGCTATGCGCCATGTGCAGAAGGGGGATTTCGCGCAAGCGGAGCGGCTGACCCCGCCGGAGCGCAGGATACGCAGTGAGGTGGATTATGCCACCGACACCTTCCGCAATATGGTCAGGCAGCTGCGTGTGCTGATCCGGACCGAGTTTGAACAGAAGCTGCTGCGCCAGCAGGCTGAATACAAAGCGCTGCTGCTGCAGATTAATCCCCATTTCCTGTTCAATACGCTGGAGCTGATGAGCAGTCTGGCGATCCAGCAGCGGACGAAGGAGACGGTTACGGTTATTGAATCGCTGGGCAAAATGCTCAGGTTCTCGCTGCGGATCAGCGAGGATCTGATCCCGCTGCGCGAGGAGCTGAAGTATGTACGCTATTATATGTCCATCCTGGAGGTCCGTTTCGGGAGTGGTCTCGATCTGCGCCTGGAAGAGGAAGGGGAGCTTGATGATCTGGAAATTGTCAAATTCCTGCTGCAGCCGCTGATTGAGAACGCGGTGAAGTACAGCTTCATCCACCAGTCGAATGCCAGAGTGCTGATCTCGGTCAGGCAGGATCAGGACAGGCTGTATCTTGCCGTGGCTGATAACGGCATCGGAATGTCACCTGAGCAGCTGAAGCAATGGAATGAGCAGGCGATGCGCCAGCAGCTGGAGCAGATTCTACAGAGCCAGACCCATCAGATCGGACTGCGCAATGTACTGGCCAGATGCCGGCTGTATTACGGAGGACTGTTCAAATTCAAGATGGATTCAGAGCCGGGGCAAGGCACCCGCATTGAGCTGAGTCTGCCCATCCAGAGGAGGAATGACAATGTACCGCGTATTGATCGTGGATGA
- a CDS encoding beta-L-arabinofuranosidase domain-containing protein, with amino-acid sequence MSKTADQQQAAAAGQKVTVQDDFWGRYIRLVQDTVIPYQYEALHDRVPEAEPSHAIANFEIAAGRREGEFKGWVFQDSDVAKWLEAVGYSLSIKRDPELERQADEMIDLVGEAQYEDGYLNTYFTLKEPGKRWTNLMDCHELYCAGHFIEAAVAYYEATGKDKLLGIVCRFVDHIETVFGPEEGKLKGYDGHQEIELALVKLYRLTGEERYLKLSSFFIDQRGQEPNFLVQEWEQRGRVTHWTGTATDSIDPGYNQAHIPVREQSVALGHSVRAVYMYTAMADLALLTGDAGLREACERLWKNTTEKQMYITGGIGSTHHGEAFTFDYDLPNDTVYAETCASIGLIFFAKRMLELVPDAKYADVMERALYNNVIGSMAQDGKHYFYVNPLEVWPQACSCNPGKHHVKSERQGWFGCACCPPNVARLLTSLNQYIYTVHGDTLHTNLYIGSQLNVTLGGTEVALVQESQYPWKGEVTLKVSPAEAAEFGIALRIPSWSRGMEITVNGGLVSDSVSEEQGYAVIRRLWSAGDVIRVSMPMEAYRVYAHPNLRADAQKTAIQRGPLVYCLESADNSEPLSSISLNEAGTLTETYDESLLGGAVVVEGTGFRVAQGGWTGGLYSREKAPLEAVKVTAVPYYLWGNRGSGEMKVWIPE; translated from the coding sequence ATGAGTAAAACAGCAGACCAGCAGCAAGCCGCTGCCGCCGGACAGAAGGTAACCGTTCAGGATGATTTCTGGGGACGCTATATCCGGCTGGTTCAGGATACAGTTATTCCTTATCAATATGAGGCCCTGCATGACCGGGTGCCGGAGGCGGAGCCAAGCCATGCCATCGCCAATTTTGAAATTGCTGCCGGCAGGAGGGAAGGCGAGTTCAAGGGCTGGGTATTCCAGGACAGTGATGTAGCCAAATGGCTGGAGGCTGTGGGTTATTCACTCAGCATCAAACGTGATCCTGAGCTGGAGCGCCAGGCGGATGAGATGATCGATCTGGTCGGGGAAGCACAGTATGAAGACGGATACCTGAATACTTACTTCACACTCAAGGAGCCGGGCAAACGCTGGACGAACCTGATGGACTGCCACGAGCTGTATTGTGCAGGACATTTCATTGAAGCGGCAGTGGCTTATTATGAAGCCACGGGCAAAGACAAGCTGCTTGGCATTGTGTGCCGGTTCGTAGACCATATTGAAACTGTCTTTGGACCGGAGGAGGGCAAGCTGAAGGGCTATGACGGCCATCAGGAAATTGAGCTGGCCCTTGTGAAGCTGTACCGGCTGACCGGTGAAGAGAGATATTTGAAGCTCAGCAGCTTCTTCATTGACCAGCGCGGCCAGGAGCCGAATTTCCTGGTACAGGAATGGGAACAGAGAGGGCGGGTCACACACTGGACCGGTACGGCTACTGACAGTATAGATCCCGGCTATAATCAGGCTCATATTCCGGTCCGTGAGCAGAGTGTGGCCCTCGGCCATTCCGTCCGCGCCGTATATATGTACACCGCTATGGCTGATCTTGCGCTCCTTACCGGAGATGCTGGACTGCGCGAAGCCTGCGAACGGCTGTGGAAGAACACGACTGAGAAGCAGATGTATATTACCGGAGGAATTGGCTCGACACATCATGGGGAAGCCTTCACTTTCGATTATGATCTGCCTAATGATACGGTGTACGCGGAGACCTGCGCCTCGATCGGCCTGATCTTCTTCGCGAAGCGGATGCTGGAGCTGGTTCCTGACGCCAAGTATGCCGATGTGATGGAGCGGGCGCTCTATAACAACGTGATCGGCTCGATGGCGCAGGATGGCAAGCATTACTTCTATGTGAATCCGCTGGAAGTCTGGCCGCAGGCCTGCAGCTGTAATCCCGGCAAGCATCATGTGAAGTCAGAGCGCCAGGGCTGGTTCGGCTGCGCCTGCTGCCCGCCGAACGTGGCCCGGCTGCTGACCTCACTGAACCAGTATATTTATACCGTTCACGGCGACACGCTGCATACCAATCTGTATATCGGCAGCCAGCTGAACGTAACACTTGGCGGTACAGAGGTTGCTCTGGTCCAGGAGAGCCAGTATCCTTGGAAGGGCGAGGTAACGCTGAAGGTCAGCCCGGCAGAGGCAGCTGAATTCGGGATTGCCCTGCGGATTCCTTCCTGGAGCCGGGGAATGGAGATCACTGTGAACGGCGGGCTTGTCTCTGACTCCGTCAGCGAGGAACAGGGCTATGCGGTCATCCGCCGGCTGTGGTCCGCAGGTGATGTAATCAGGGTATCGATGCCGATGGAGGCTTACCGTGTCTATGCCCATCCGAATCTGCGCGCCGATGCCCAGAAGACAGCCATCCAGCGCGGCCCGCTGGTCTATTGCCTGGAGTCGGCCGATAACAGTGAGCCGCTAAGCTCCATTTCCTTGAATGAAGCAGGGACACTTACCGAAACCTATGATGAATCGCTCCTTGGCGGTGCAGTAGTAGTGGAGGGTACCGGCTTCCGGGTAGCGCAAGGGGGCTGGACCGGAGGATTGTACAGCAGGGAGAAGGCCCCGCTGGAAGCGGTGAAGGTAACCGCAGTCCCTTATTATCTGTGGGGCAACCGCGGAAGCGGTGAGATGAAGGTCTGGATTCCGGAATAA
- a CDS encoding LacI family DNA-binding transcriptional regulator yields the protein MIDFQVKVFYNEFINARLQQRGYTMRSEDIAKLAGVSRSTVSRVINNYSNVPEETRIKVLKVIEQHQYEPNSFARALAGKKTDTIGLFAISMNEKENTTRIYQNNYFAPFVDAVVDTSNARGCYVLIHTVYSPDDFLKVKQAFLQKRIDGGIIVGTQKDIEIVREMVGLDYPLVLIDYDISEIMSEHLDRNHLAIVNSKDYEGTVEAIEYLIGLGHEEIGMIRGRMNTYSGRERYMAYEDTLKRHGLELNENFILQGDFLKETAYAEVTKLLNSGRPLPTAFFSSNDDMAISAMEAFSEHGISVPEDISIAGFDDVQLASRIHPKLTSVRLPIYEMSKAAVEKVIELCDSQQPTFSTISFPARLVARDSCQPPKK from the coding sequence GTGATTGATTTTCAGGTAAAAGTATTTTACAATGAGTTCATAAACGCGCGTTTACAACAGAGGGGGTACACTATGCGAAGCGAAGATATTGCCAAGCTGGCCGGGGTTTCGCGAAGCACCGTCTCCCGTGTGATCAACAACTATTCCAATGTCCCTGAGGAGACCCGGATTAAGGTGCTGAAGGTGATTGAGCAGCATCAGTATGAGCCGAACAGCTTCGCCCGGGCTCTTGCCGGCAAGAAGACCGATACCATCGGGCTGTTTGCCATCAGCATGAACGAGAAAGAGAATACGACCCGGATCTATCAGAATAACTACTTTGCACCGTTCGTTGATGCCGTAGTTGACACTTCGAATGCCCGCGGCTGTTATGTTCTGATTCACACCGTCTACTCTCCCGACGACTTCCTGAAGGTGAAGCAGGCCTTCCTGCAGAAACGGATTGACGGCGGCATTATTGTCGGCACCCAGAAGGATATCGAGATTGTGCGGGAGATGGTCGGCCTTGATTATCCGCTTGTGCTGATTGATTATGACATTTCGGAGATTATGTCGGAGCATCTGGACCGCAATCATCTGGCCATCGTGAACTCCAAGGACTATGAGGGTACGGTCGAAGCGATTGAGTATCTGATCGGTCTCGGCCATGAAGAAATTGGTATGATCCGCGGACGGATGAACACGTACTCCGGCAGGGAACGCTACATGGCATACGAGGATACGCTGAAGCGTCATGGGCTTGAACTGAATGAGAATTTCATTCTGCAGGGCGATTTCCTGAAGGAAACAGCCTATGCCGAGGTTACGAAGCTGCTGAATTCCGGCAGGCCGTTGCCTACGGCCTTCTTCTCCTCGAACGACGATATGGCCATATCGGCCATGGAAGCGTTCTCCGAGCATGGAATTTCCGTGCCGGAGGATATCTCCATCGCGGGATTTGATGATGTGCAGCTCGCTTCACGCATTCATCCCAAGCTGACCTCCGTCCGCCTGCCGATTTACGAAATGTCCAAGGCTGCAGTCGAGAAGGTGATTGAGCTGTGCGATTCACAGCAACCTACCTTCAGCACCATCAGCTTCCCGGCACGGCTCGTAGCAAGAGATTCCTGCCAGCCGCCGAAGAAGTAA
- a CDS encoding carbohydrate ABC transporter permease has protein sequence MTESKTVVKLGRHGIIILFGLLMLYPVLWLLSSSFKPNALIFSSPGLWPAEFTLENYVNGWKGLQGISFSRFFLNSATISVLSVIGNIVTCSLAAYAFARLEFRFKSVLFACMLVTIMLPYHVLLIPQYIIFSKLDWVNTYLPLIVPKWLAHDSFFVLLMIQFIRGIPKELDESATIDGCGQGQLYFRIIIPLLVPALITTAIFTFIWSWDDFFSQMIYLSRINLFTVQLGIRSLYDPSGSSDWGALLAMSVLSLVPIMTIFMLFQKHFLEGIATTGLK, from the coding sequence ATGACTGAATCCAAAACAGTGGTTAAACTCGGCAGGCATGGCATCATTATTCTGTTCGGGCTGCTGATGCTCTATCCGGTACTGTGGCTGCTGTCCAGTTCCTTTAAGCCGAATGCGCTGATCTTCTCGAGTCCCGGCCTGTGGCCGGCAGAATTTACGCTGGAGAACTATGTGAACGGATGGAAAGGGCTGCAGGGCATCTCATTCAGCCGCTTCTTCCTCAACTCGGCAACGATCTCGGTGCTGTCGGTTATCGGTAATATTGTGACCTGCTCGCTGGCGGCGTACGCGTTTGCCCGGCTGGAATTCCGCTTCAAAAGTGTGCTCTTCGCCTGTATGCTTGTGACCATCATGCTTCCGTACCACGTTCTGCTGATCCCGCAATATATTATTTTCAGCAAGCTGGATTGGGTCAACACCTATTTGCCGCTCATTGTCCCGAAATGGCTGGCGCATGATTCGTTCTTCGTGCTGCTGATGATCCAGTTTATCCGCGGCATCCCGAAGGAGCTGGATGAGAGTGCAACCATTGACGGCTGCGGCCAGGGTCAGCTGTATTTCCGGATCATTATTCCGCTGCTCGTTCCGGCGCTGATCACAACGGCGATCTTCACGTTCATCTGGAGCTGGGATGATTTCTTCAGCCAGATGATTTATTTAAGCCGGATCAACCTGTTTACGGTTCAGCTGGGCATCCGTTCACTCTATGACCCTTCCGGCTCTTCCGACTGGGGTGCGCTGCTGGCGATGTCGGTGCTCTCGCTTGTGCCGATTATGACGATCTTTATGCTGTTCCAGAAGCATTTCCTTGAGGGCATCGCTACGACCGGCTTGAAATGA